Proteins found in one Deltaproteobacteria bacterium genomic segment:
- a CDS encoding outer membrane lipoprotein-sorting protein, translating into MFSTTIGLVALLALSAPSGRDIVDSMDKVDDGKTQYSVRMMLTCTFKMKAGKRVCASKPRKKVIEGIQMDMGKDGRDGISMSYILEPATERGMAFKQYDYDEAKDTSEQWMYMPALKKLKRIVSDSSNGPRTGTLFGSEIGYEDIERRKLDDYTYKLLGEDKVDGQDVYVVESTPTAKHRSQTSYGKSKSWVNKSNYLLVKNELYDHQGALVKTFFFKDIQQVGDIWLSRKMAVVNHKKNRMSMFALKKLALNPALTDAMFDNRVLDDGAYREKLLAPIRDLAK; encoded by the coding sequence AGACGACGGAAAAACGCAGTATTCTGTTCGGATGATGTTGACGTGTACCTTCAAAATGAAGGCAGGGAAACGGGTCTGCGCATCCAAGCCTCGTAAGAAGGTTATCGAAGGCATCCAGATGGACATGGGTAAAGATGGCCGTGATGGTATCTCCATGAGCTACATCTTAGAGCCGGCTACAGAGCGGGGCATGGCTTTCAAGCAGTATGATTACGATGAAGCGAAGGATACCTCTGAGCAGTGGATGTATATGCCTGCGCTGAAAAAACTAAAGCGTATTGTCTCCGACTCAAGCAATGGGCCCCGTACCGGTACCCTTTTTGGATCTGAGATTGGCTACGAAGATATTGAGCGTCGTAAGTTGGACGATTATACCTACAAGCTTTTAGGGGAAGACAAAGTCGATGGCCAAGATGTTTATGTTGTGGAGTCCACGCCCACCGCTAAGCACCGGTCACAAACCTCCTACGGCAAAAGTAAATCATGGGTGAATAAATCCAACTACCTGCTTGTGAAGAATGAGCTTTATGACCATCAAGGTGCTTTGGTGAAAACTTTCTTCTTCAAAGATATTCAGCAGGTGGGAGATATCTGGCTTTCGCGCAAGATGGCAGTCGTGAACCATAAGAAAAATCGGATGTCGATGTTTGCCTTGAAGAAGCTGGCGCTAAACCCAGCACTTACTGACGCCATGTTTGATAACCGCGTTCTTGATGATGGTGCTTATCGTGAAAAACTCTTGGCACCGATTCGAGATTTGGCAAAATGA